One Acetobacterium sp. KB-1 DNA segment encodes these proteins:
- a CDS encoding PadR family transcriptional regulator, with amino-acid sequence MIPSQMLKGTLEGCILKVISYQETYGYEISQALQEYGFQDISEGTIYPLLLRLEKNGLVTTQYRASSLGPKRKYFQISSEGEIALTSFFANWKELENAVNQLFQNGGQKHE; translated from the coding sequence ATGATCCCATCGCAAATGCTTAAGGGTACCCTAGAGGGTTGCATTCTCAAAGTGATCAGTTATCAAGAAACTTATGGCTACGAGATTTCTCAAGCCCTCCAAGAATATGGCTTTCAGGACATTTCTGAAGGAACGATCTATCCCCTGTTGTTAAGATTGGAAAAGAACGGACTGGTAACAACCCAATACCGGGCATCTTCTCTGGGACCAAAGCGAAAGTATTTTCAAATTTCTTCTGAAGGAGAAATTGCCCTGACATCTTTTTTTGCAAATTGGAAAGAGCTGGAAAATGCGGTTAATCAGCTTTTTCAAAATGGAGGACAAAAACATGAATAA
- a CDS encoding pyridoxamine 5'-phosphate oxidase family protein produces the protein MLAKLKSILHENSLCVLCTEADGKPYCSLMTYLLMEDLSVLYLVSTRESRKYQNLLTNPRVSVLVDTRQKLGTSATEKIISITFEGLFQPLANSEAQNIKANLVKDHGELTEIFNHPDAVVFAIKLKSFLLLDGPVDSYKGSL, from the coding sequence ATGTTAGCAAAACTAAAAAGTATTCTCCACGAAAACTCTCTTTGTGTTTTATGTACTGAAGCAGATGGAAAACCCTATTGCTCATTGATGACCTATCTCCTGATGGAGGATCTTAGTGTTCTTTATCTAGTTTCCACCCGGGAATCCCGGAAGTATCAGAATCTTCTGACTAATCCCCGGGTTAGTGTCTTAGTTGATACCCGTCAGAAACTCGGCACTTCCGCTACAGAAAAGATCATCTCGATTACTTTTGAAGGATTATTCCAACCCCTGGCAAATTCTGAAGCCCAAAATATCAAGGCGAATTTAGTCAAGGATCATGGGGAACTAACAGAAATTTTCAATCATCCAGACGCTGTTGTCTTTGCTATAAAATTAAAGTCATTTTTACTTTTAGATGGACCAGTCGATTCCTACAAGGGGAGTTTATAA
- a CDS encoding IS3 family transposase (programmed frameshift), protein MTRRERRIFTDEFKNQVVQLYLNGKPRHEIIKEYELSASAFDRWVKQHQNSGSFKEKDNRSDEENELIKLRKEVQQLKMENDIPKASSADHRTKVEVIQANQDRYSVSAMCKVLKITRSTYYYESKTRKSEDEKKLKQDITDIFKASRRNYGTRKIKKELEKKKQIVSRRRIGRIMKELGLVSTYTIAQFKVHKTPVNNDKIQNEVNRQFDDREQLEVVVSDLTYVRVAGKWNYVCILLDLYNREIIGYSAGAQKDAMLVYQAFATVKYRLDKISIFHTDRGNEFKNNIIDGIIDTFNIRRSLSQKGCPYDNAVAEATFKVFKTEFVYPNTFDSLEQLKLELFDYIHWYNHIRIHSSLDYMTPIEFKTADLKKVV, encoded by the exons ATGACCAGAAGAGAACGCCGAATTTTTACAGATGAATTTAAAAATCAGGTCGTCCAATTATATTTAAACGGAAAACCCAGACATGAAATTATTAAGGAGTATGAATTGTCAGCTTCAGCCTTTGATCGTTGGGTGAAACAGCATCAAAACTCCGGATCATTTAAAGAAAAAGACAACCGCAGTGATGAAGAAAACGAGTTAATCAAATTGCGCAAAGAAGTCCAACAATTAAAAATGGAAAACGACATCC CTAAAGCAAGCAGCGCTGATCATAGGACGAAAGTAGAAGTCATCCAAGCGAATCAAGACAGATACTCGGTATCAGCAATGTGTAAAGTCCTAAAAATAACACGAAGCACCTATTATTATGAGTCTAAAACCCGAAAATCAGAAGATGAAAAAAAACTGAAACAGGATATTACCGACATTTTCAAGGCTAGCAGGCGTAATTATGGCACGCGTAAAATCAAAAAAGAACTGGAAAAGAAAAAACAGATTGTATCACGCCGACGGATTGGCCGAATAATGAAAGAACTGGGCCTGGTATCGACCTATACAATCGCTCAATTCAAAGTTCATAAAACACCGGTAAACAATGATAAAATCCAAAACGAAGTTAATCGCCAGTTTGATGACAGAGAGCAGCTGGAAGTAGTTGTCAGTGATCTTACCTATGTTCGTGTTGCCGGAAAATGGAATTATGTATGTATTCTTCTGGATTTATACAATCGCGAAATTATTGGTTACAGCGCAGGCGCGCAAAAAGATGCCATGCTTGTTTATCAGGCTTTTGCAACGGTCAAATACAGACTGGATAAGATATCAATCTTCCATACGGATCGTGGAAATGAATTTAAAAACAATATTATTGATGGGATCATCGATACGTTTAATATCAGACGTTCATTGAGTCAAAAAGGTTGTCCGTATGACAATGCCGTTGCTGAAGCTACCTTTAAAGTTTTTAAAACTGAATTTGTGTATCCGAATACGTTTGACTCCCTGGAACAGCTAAAACTGGAATTGTTTGATTATATTCATTGGTATAATCACATCCGAATTCATTCGTCTCTTGATTATATGACGCCGATTGAATTCAAAACAGCAGACCTTAAAAAAGTTGTCTGA
- a CDS encoding ABC transporter ATP-binding protein → MNAIVSVNKLKKSYDQKQVVKEISFEVQKGEILCLLGPNGAGKSTIINILCGILGHDGGEMCYQGKNISGCLNQFKRNLGVVPQDLAIYEDLSAEQNVRFFASLYGLKGRELDEKITKALDFSGLLESRKDKAKTFSGGMKRRLNIACAIAHEPELLIMDEPTVGIDPQSRNHILSSIKKLSQHGMTILYTTHYMEEVEEISTRILIMDSGTIIAEGTKESLKEDIFDERQFIMEIEEDHDLNVDEFYKIEGIKKVEKQAQTLTITTLKNIENLDKIIALVITSKTKIRNLFCRTASLENVFLRLTGKSLRD, encoded by the coding sequence ATGAACGCGATTGTATCCGTAAATAAACTAAAAAAAAGCTATGATCAAAAGCAGGTTGTCAAGGAGATATCATTTGAAGTCCAAAAGGGGGAGATTCTGTGTCTGCTGGGGCCCAATGGGGCCGGGAAAAGCACAATCATCAACATACTATGCGGTATTTTGGGCCATGATGGTGGCGAGATGTGCTACCAGGGGAAAAACATTAGCGGTTGTCTGAACCAATTCAAGCGAAATCTGGGGGTCGTGCCCCAGGATCTGGCTATTTATGAGGATCTCAGTGCCGAGCAGAATGTTCGCTTTTTTGCATCCCTTTATGGCTTAAAAGGTCGTGAGCTTGACGAAAAGATCACTAAAGCGTTGGATTTTTCGGGTCTGCTGGAAAGCCGAAAAGACAAGGCCAAAACTTTTTCCGGCGGGATGAAACGGCGGCTGAATATTGCCTGTGCCATCGCCCATGAGCCGGAGCTGTTGATCATGGACGAGCCGACAGTAGGAATTGATCCCCAGTCCCGGAATCATATCCTCAGCTCCATCAAAAAGTTGAGTCAGCATGGGATGACCATTCTCTATACTACCCATTATATGGAAGAGGTCGAAGAAATCTCCACCCGAATTCTGATTATGGACAGTGGCACGATCATTGCCGAAGGCACCAAGGAAAGTCTGAAAGAGGATATCTTTGATGAACGGCAGTTTATTATGGAAATTGAAGAAGACCATGACTTGAATGTGGATGAATTCTATAAAATTGAAGGCATCAAGAAAGTCGAAAAACAGGCTCAAACGTTAACCATTACGACCCTGAAGAACATTGAAAACCTGGATAAGATCATTGCGCTGGTGATCACCAGCAAGACAAAAATCCGCAATCTGTTCTGCCGAACCGCCAGTCTGGAAAATGTCTTTCTCCGTTTAACCGGAAAAAGTCTAAGAGATTAG
- a CDS encoding ABC transporter permease gives MTAINLRNLYLISREDFKNLFKNPMWLFYNLAFPFLLIVVLGFLQKDSYGGAVSAFDYYGITLMIYTVISSGMTSANAFMEVTIRKPNMRIIYAPGNERLIYLSKIFSSFLFCLLCHLAVAVLTFTIFKIQVDAVPQLLILLVLTELFSVSLGVMFCCIFKTEATANQILSIVINIFAILGGLLFPMDGYGAVVRSLSYLSPAKWLANTSFAMIYDHNYAWFYPTVMGLVVATIVVFTICAKTFRKEDCIC, from the coding sequence ATGACTGCGATCAATTTAAGAAACCTTTATTTAATCAGCCGGGAAGATTTCAAAAACCTGTTTAAAAATCCGATGTGGCTTTTTTACAATCTGGCTTTTCCATTTTTACTGATTGTCGTGTTGGGCTTCCTGCAAAAAGACAGCTACGGCGGGGCGGTGAGCGCCTTTGATTACTATGGTATTACCCTGATGATCTATACGGTTATTTCCAGCGGGATGACCTCGGCCAATGCCTTTATGGAAGTGACGATCCGCAAACCCAACATGCGGATTATTTACGCTCCGGGAAATGAACGATTGATCTACCTGTCCAAGATCTTTTCATCATTTTTATTCTGTTTGCTTTGTCATCTTGCGGTTGCGGTATTGACGTTTACGATTTTTAAGATCCAGGTGGATGCCGTTCCCCAATTGTTAATTCTTTTGGTTTTGACGGAGCTCTTCTCGGTGAGTCTGGGCGTGATGTTTTGCTGTATTTTTAAAACCGAAGCCACAGCAAATCAGATCCTCAGTATTGTTATCAATATCTTTGCCATTCTGGGAGGGCTTTTATTTCCCATGGATGGCTACGGAGCGGTGGTGCGAAGTCTTTCTTATCTGTCACCAGCTAAGTGGTTGGCCAATACCAGTTTTGCGATGATCTATGATCACAATTATGCCTGGTTCTATCCCACGGTAATGGGGCTGGTTGTGGCCACCATTGTCGTTTTCACTATTTGTGCAAAAACATTCAGAAAAGAGGATTGCATATGCTAG
- a CDS encoding ABC transporter permease, translating to MLAVFKNNCNRLWEEKMYLVISLILMIAAISAAILLTTRIETKGNIALVVPNQQVLSEHESALMANPYFNVTVLDVAPTTSALVQSRYDAVITITADGTDAITTIKNPAFKTMVETALANPTGFVPDTSQARQTGTNILGFMMMFLLIQGVLYARFFAEDKEKHLIRRIAMSPIPFIHYILGQGMFIFFMIAVPSFLVLGAAALIGIEIGFSLPLYAGLIGILALLSTAFALFLNSFFDVADTANMLGSAIIILTSILAGSFYSLSKEATLFDKLLHLLPQKDFINFVNALEKSDLSQSTYYQLVYVVVLSGVFLAIAIVNTRKDYRYS from the coding sequence ATGCTAGCAGTATTTAAAAACAATTGTAACCGACTCTGGGAAGAAAAAATGTATCTGGTGATCTCGTTGATTTTAATGATCGCGGCCATATCAGCCGCGATTCTGCTGACAACCCGCATCGAAACAAAGGGTAATATCGCCCTGGTGGTACCCAATCAGCAGGTATTATCGGAGCACGAGTCGGCCTTGATGGCGAACCCTTATTTTAATGTGACGGTTCTGGACGTGGCACCGACAACTTCAGCATTGGTGCAAAGTCGCTATGATGCCGTCATTACGATCACAGCAGATGGCACCGATGCGATCACCACCATCAAAAATCCGGCTTTCAAAACGATGGTTGAAACAGCGCTTGCGAACCCGACTGGTTTTGTCCCGGACACCAGTCAGGCCCGACAGACCGGAACCAATATTCTGGGTTTTATGATGATGTTTCTGCTCATTCAGGGAGTGCTCTATGCCCGGTTTTTTGCCGAGGACAAGGAAAAGCATCTTATCAGGCGCATTGCCATGTCGCCAATTCCGTTTATTCACTATATCCTCGGGCAGGGGATGTTCATCTTTTTCATGATTGCCGTACCCAGTTTTCTGGTTTTGGGGGCAGCAGCCCTGATCGGGATCGAGATAGGTTTTTCACTGCCACTTTATGCCGGGCTCATTGGCATTCTGGCATTGCTTTCCACGGCCTTTGCGCTATTTCTGAATTCCTTCTTTGATGTCGCCGATACCGCCAACATGTTGGGCTCCGCCATCATCATCCTGACTTCCATCCTGGCCGGTTCTTTTTATTCGCTGTCAAAAGAGGCCACCTTGTTTGACAAATTGCTGCACCTGCTACCACAAAAAGACTTTATCAATTTTGTCAATGCGCTGGAAAAAAGCGACCTCAGTCAGAGCACCTATTACCAACTGGTTTATGTGGTGGTTTTATCGGGAGTCTTTCTGGCCATTGCCATAGTCAACACCCGCAAAGATTATCGTTACAGTTAA
- a CDS encoding LuxR C-terminal-related transcriptional regulator: MDYAQPFSSIKHKMPAPRKNYLIRVQLFRQLEQLSDYQVAIVKAGAGCGKTTLLSSFAIEREIKNLKWVTLDEHANQVFVFWNYLINALSDLMDEQTDCQNLLDSNMQKEMLYQIIPYFLSRLKTDEEIVLVLDEFQIVADHFLVSTIDYFIENMPDQLHLVLLTREMPPLYLGQLAIENKLLLIEEDDIRLTEKESRDFLVETLQLKKDEDTISAMIQLSEGWIGGLQLLAISEKYGSFPTIGSMKLSDRVLNEYITKEIFGYLSEDQQQFLVKTAILRYFNGNICKLYLPQTSFIPMMEAILGKNLFVINIDEVAGIYRYHAILAEYLKSLFEKQAEATKYELHQLAATIYENLGDHEECLHHLFEIKAYEKIMALILKMPQTALTFSYLMKVPMAEIGKNPDFAYQYFFYYYASVDEEACKEIYTFIKTNLKTEKSFAAFRRSNLFYSSEWDFRAAEILSLEEIRKLPLNPITIAFLLIKEAYFLYANSQFHEAIVYLEVAEEVYQKTGNIYIGFFVRTEKAQIYEDLGEFNRCQELYREVEKMIGQVKSLCCSYYIGIAGVYIRQLALEQAFEMLENTRKMMANLPTNILRAYQYTLAEYYYIIGEDNKTEKLLLAVIGQEAFENSYFSARLLRYPIYRGQHPELARKFVEIYENSKDFVENMDCELLYISILFEQGKREQAFWLVENLIAKARKMQNKLKIVEGDLLKLRLLVTTNGDQRVIQNLFIEAVSYATENCIANPFWFEYQSVMAVFKEGQTVFKNEFSKEAYSFIVRVLTADPKCGLSEKTKGPAKKQIDALTQREKEVLAELAEGCTNLQIAEKLCVSLATVKTHINNIYGKLEVNNRVAAVNKSKAI; the protein is encoded by the coding sequence TTGGATTATGCCCAGCCGTTTAGTTCCATCAAACATAAAATGCCGGCACCACGAAAGAATTATCTGATCAGAGTTCAGTTGTTCAGGCAACTCGAACAGTTGTCCGATTACCAGGTGGCCATTGTCAAAGCCGGAGCCGGCTGCGGGAAAACCACCCTGTTGTCAAGCTTTGCTATTGAACGGGAAATTAAAAACCTGAAGTGGGTCACGTTGGATGAACATGCCAATCAGGTCTTTGTATTCTGGAATTATCTGATTAATGCTCTCAGCGACTTGATGGATGAACAAACCGATTGCCAGAATCTCCTTGACAGCAATATGCAAAAGGAGATGCTTTATCAGATAATCCCATATTTTCTGAGTCGCTTGAAGACCGATGAAGAAATTGTGCTGGTGCTGGATGAGTTTCAAATCGTGGCGGATCATTTTTTAGTATCTACCATTGACTATTTCATTGAAAATATGCCGGATCAGCTGCATCTGGTGTTGCTGACCCGAGAAATGCCACCCCTTTATCTGGGCCAACTGGCGATTGAGAACAAGCTGTTGTTGATCGAAGAGGACGATATCCGTCTCACTGAAAAAGAAAGTCGAGACTTTCTGGTGGAGACCTTACAACTTAAAAAAGATGAAGATACGATTTCTGCAATGATTCAACTCTCCGAAGGGTGGATCGGCGGCCTGCAATTGCTGGCCATTTCTGAAAAATATGGAAGCTTTCCCACCATCGGGAGTATGAAACTGTCGGATCGGGTTTTAAATGAATATATAACCAAAGAGATTTTTGGTTATTTGTCTGAAGATCAACAACAATTTCTTGTCAAAACCGCGATACTCCGCTATTTCAATGGCAACATCTGCAAACTGTACCTGCCGCAAACCTCATTTATCCCGATGATGGAAGCCATCCTGGGGAAAAATCTTTTTGTTATCAATATTGACGAAGTTGCCGGGATCTATCGTTATCACGCCATTCTGGCGGAATACCTGAAAAGCTTGTTTGAAAAACAGGCGGAGGCCACTAAGTACGAACTCCATCAATTGGCCGCAACTATTTATGAAAATCTCGGGGATCATGAAGAATGCCTCCATCATCTGTTTGAAATCAAAGCCTATGAAAAGATCATGGCTTTGATTCTCAAAATGCCGCAGACCGCCTTGACTTTCTCTTATCTGATGAAGGTGCCGATGGCGGAAATTGGCAAAAATCCGGATTTTGCCTATCAGTATTTTTTCTATTATTATGCCAGTGTGGACGAAGAAGCCTGCAAAGAGATTTACACTTTTATTAAAACAAATCTGAAAACCGAGAAGTCTTTTGCGGCCTTCCGGCGATCCAATCTCTTTTACAGCAGTGAGTGGGATTTCCGGGCCGCTGAAATTTTGTCCCTGGAAGAGATCAGGAAGCTGCCGCTTAATCCGATTACGATTGCTTTTCTGCTGATTAAAGAAGCTTATTTTCTGTATGCCAATTCCCAGTTTCACGAGGCCATTGTCTACCTGGAGGTGGCCGAAGAAGTTTATCAGAAAACCGGCAACATCTATATCGGTTTTTTTGTGCGTACGGAAAAGGCACAGATCTATGAAGACCTGGGAGAGTTTAATCGTTGTCAGGAGCTTTATCGGGAAGTTGAAAAAATGATCGGCCAGGTAAAATCCTTGTGCTGTTCTTACTATATTGGCATTGCCGGGGTTTATATCCGTCAGTTGGCTCTGGAACAGGCCTTTGAAATGCTGGAAAACACCCGAAAAATGATGGCTAATCTGCCGACCAACATCCTCCGAGCCTATCAGTATACGCTGGCCGAATATTATTATATCATTGGAGAAGATAATAAGACCGAAAAGTTGCTACTGGCAGTCATTGGTCAGGAAGCCTTTGAAAACAGTTATTTTTCAGCCCGCTTATTGCGCTATCCCATCTATCGGGGGCAGCATCCGGAACTGGCCCGAAAGTTTGTCGAAATCTATGAAAACTCCAAGGATTTCGTGGAGAACATGGACTGTGAGCTGCTTTATATCAGTATTTTGTTTGAACAGGGGAAGCGGGAACAGGCGTTTTGGTTGGTTGAAAACCTGATCGCTAAAGCCCGAAAAATGCAGAATAAGCTAAAAATTGTGGAGGGAGATTTACTAAAACTGCGACTACTGGTTACGACCAATGGCGATCAGCGGGTTATCCAGAATCTCTTTATTGAGGCGGTCTCCTATGCCACCGAAAACTGCATCGCTAATCCTTTCTGGTTTGAATACCAATCGGTGATGGCTGTTTTTAAGGAAGGGCAGACAGTATTTAAGAATGAGTTCTCTAAAGAAGCTTATAGTTTTATCGTCAGGGTGCTGACAGCTGATCCCAAGTGCGGCCTTTCAGAAAAAACGAAAGGCCCAGCAAAAAAGCAGATCGACGCATTGACTCAGCGGGAAAAAGAAGTGCTGGCGGAACTGGCAGAGGGTTGTACCAATTTACAGATTGCAGAAAAACTGTGTGTATCGCTGGCCACTGTTAAAACTCATATCAATAATATTTACGGCAAGCTGGAGGTCAATAACCGGGTGGCGGCAGTGAATAAATCAAAAGCGATTTAA
- a CDS encoding TetR/AcrR family transcriptional regulator, with translation MDKRERILKAALKLFNQYGFDNTPTARITKEAGVATGTLFNYFKSKEELINFLYLTCKESLNRRLSYGLDQETTYRSKLKRIYINYIGWSLDHTNEFLFFQQFCNASCIGETTRKEGLSKFNNIIALVSEGIEQEIIKNVNLEYMSNLLMGILNANSYYFINNPNLVAEDEFLEASFNFLWDSIKK, from the coding sequence ATGGATAAACGGGAAAGAATATTAAAAGCCGCATTAAAACTTTTCAACCAATATGGCTTCGATAATACCCCCACGGCACGAATTACCAAAGAGGCAGGAGTCGCCACGGGAACATTGTTTAATTATTTTAAAAGCAAGGAAGAACTGATTAATTTTCTTTATTTAACCTGCAAAGAATCCTTGAACCGACGCTTATCCTATGGGCTTGATCAGGAGACCACCTATCGAAGCAAGCTTAAACGGATTTATATAAATTACATCGGTTGGAGCCTTGATCATACCAATGAGTTCCTGTTTTTTCAGCAGTTCTGCAATGCTTCTTGCATCGGCGAAACTACCCGAAAAGAAGGATTAAGTAAGTTCAATAACATTATAGCGTTGGTTTCTGAAGGGATTGAGCAGGAAATTATTAAAAATGTCAATCTGGAATACATGAGCAATCTGCTGATGGGGATTCTCAATGCGAACAGCTATTATTTTATTAATAATCCCAATTTGGTGGCCGAAGACGAGTTTTTAGAAGCCTCGTTTAATTTTTTGTGGGACAGTATTAAAAAGTAA
- a CDS encoding aldo/keto reductase, which yields MKYRINPKNGDKLSALGFGCMRFAKDEQEVERQIIYAIEHGVNYFDTAYIYPKSEAILGRVLAKGYRDRVKIATKMPPYLVKKYEDLDKLFETELERLQTNHIDYYFLHMLTDVNIWTRLVNLGILKWIEEKKQAGQIINIGFSYHGGRDEFKKLIDIYDWEFCMIQFNFLDENRQAGKEGLKYAAAKGLPVMIMEPLRGGKLVTNLPKEVYKVWDKADVKRSPAEWAFRWIWNHPEVTVVLSGMNSQAMVEENINVASQAEANAFTEADFDLFNQVTDILNQKIKISCTGCNYCMPCPMGVDIPTCFSTYNDREIEGKTAALSKYIMQTSVKSQTSNASRCTKCGKCESHCPQNIKIRDELTTVTKAMEGFYYKPTRFLIKRFMRL from the coding sequence ATGAAATATCGGATCAACCCTAAAAATGGCGACAAGCTTTCAGCCCTGGGATTTGGCTGTATGCGCTTTGCCAAAGATGAACAAGAAGTGGAAAGGCAGATTATTTATGCCATTGAGCACGGGGTCAATTATTTTGATACCGCTTATATTTATCCCAAAAGCGAAGCAATATTGGGACGGGTGCTGGCAAAGGGCTATCGTGATCGGGTGAAGATTGCAACCAAAATGCCCCCATACTTAGTAAAAAAATATGAAGATTTGGATAAGCTTTTTGAGACCGAACTGGAGCGCTTGCAAACCAATCATATCGATTATTATTTTTTGCATATGCTGACGGATGTTAATATCTGGACACGACTGGTTAATCTGGGCATCCTTAAATGGATTGAGGAAAAGAAACAGGCGGGTCAGATTATTAATATTGGCTTTTCATACCACGGCGGCCGGGACGAATTCAAAAAGCTGATCGATATCTACGACTGGGAATTCTGCATGATCCAGTTTAACTTCCTTGACGAAAACAGGCAAGCAGGCAAAGAAGGGCTTAAATATGCGGCGGCCAAAGGGCTGCCGGTGATGATTATGGAACCTTTAAGAGGCGGGAAACTGGTCACTAATCTGCCCAAGGAGGTTTATAAGGTTTGGGACAAGGCTGATGTGAAGCGATCACCGGCGGAGTGGGCCTTTCGCTGGATCTGGAATCACCCGGAAGTCACGGTGGTTTTATCGGGAATGAATTCTCAGGCAATGGTTGAAGAAAATATCAACGTGGCTTCTCAGGCAGAAGCGAACGCCTTTACCGAGGCCGACTTTGATTTGTTTAACCAGGTTACTGACATCTTAAATCAAAAGATTAAAATCTCCTGTACCGGCTGCAATTATTGTATGCCATGTCCTATGGGGGTTGACATCCCGACCTGTTTTTCAACCTATAATGACCGTGAGATTGAAGGCAAAACAGCGGCACTTAGCAAATATATTATGCAAACCAGTGTAAAAAGCCAGACGAGTAATGCTTCCCGCTGTACGAAATGTGGCAAATGCGAGAGTCATTGCCCCCAGAATATAAAAATCAGAGACGAATTAACGACCGTCACCAAAGCGATGGAAGGTTTTTATTATAAGCCAACCCGATTTTTGATTAAGCGCTTTATGCGACTTTAG
- a CDS encoding DUF1667 domain-containing protein, producing the protein MKELICFLCPNGCTLSVTQEQSEFSVTGQKCKRGQEFAINEATNPTRTLCTTVKTNFAEMPVLPVRSARAIPKNHIFSVMAAINQVVVTEVLCCGAPVITNVLDLGIDIIATASMEATR; encoded by the coding sequence ATGAAAGAGTTGATCTGTTTTCTTTGCCCCAATGGCTGTACCTTGTCAGTCACCCAGGAGCAATCTGAATTTAGTGTCACTGGTCAAAAATGCAAACGGGGCCAGGAATTTGCCATTAACGAAGCGACCAACCCCACCCGAACCTTATGCACAACGGTGAAGACAAACTTTGCCGAAATGCCGGTGCTACCGGTGCGAAGTGCCCGAGCTATTCCCAAAAACCATATTTTTAGTGTTATGGCGGCCATTAATCAAGTGGTGGTAACAGAAGTTCTTTGTTGTGGCGCACCCGTGATTACCAATGTTTTAGACCTGGGGATTGATATCATCGCAACCGCCTCCATGGAAGCTACTCGGTAA
- a CDS encoding NAD(P)/FAD-dependent oxidoreductase, which translates to MKQTDVIVIGGGPAGLSAALAAHRAGAQTLLIEREPRLGGILKQCIHDGFGLVRFSEALTGPEYADRDINAFKQTGIEALTTTFVSRIKKTADGFTLTAVNETGVITIAARSLVLATGCRERTARQVFIHGTRPAGIFTAGTAQHYINLLGQMPTKKCVILGSGDIGLIMARRLTLEGATVLGVYEAKPTPSGLTRNIYQCLHDFDIPLHLSKTVTRVYGEERLTAVEVCAVDENMQPISGTSEIIACDGLILSVGLIPENELAESLGVALDPRTKGPICNTALMTSVDGVFSCGNALHVNDLVDFVSESGDLAGTFAANYRPKPRSEIALKTDANFAYLVPQRLNLDDDLKTIVYFRSQRVLHHCAVIVRVNEQEVFRKSYSHLRPPEMERLEVDFSKLNLTSNTILSFEMEVS; encoded by the coding sequence ATGAAACAGACTGATGTGATCGTCATCGGCGGCGGCCCAGCCGGTCTTTCCGCCGCTTTAGCCGCCCATCGAGCCGGTGCCCAAACCCTACTGATTGAACGTGAACCCCGTCTGGGTGGGATTCTTAAACAATGCATTCATGATGGCTTCGGTCTGGTTCGCTTTTCTGAAGCATTAACCGGCCCGGAATATGCCGACCGCGATATAAACGCCTTTAAGCAAACCGGGATTGAAGCTTTGACCACTACCTTTGTCAGCCGCATTAAAAAAACAGCTGATGGCTTTACGCTAACGGCGGTCAATGAAACCGGCGTGATCACCATCGCGGCCCGATCTCTGGTGCTTGCTACCGGCTGCCGGGAACGCACCGCCCGGCAGGTCTTCATTCATGGCACCCGCCCGGCCGGGATATTCACGGCCGGAACGGCCCAGCATTACATTAATCTTTTAGGCCAGATGCCGACCAAAAAATGTGTAATCCTGGGCAGCGGCGATATCGGCTTAATTATGGCCCGTCGTTTGACCCTGGAAGGCGCCACCGTATTAGGGGTTTACGAAGCCAAACCGACGCCTTCGGGACTAACCCGAAACATTTATCAGTGCCTCCATGATTTTGATATTCCCCTGCATCTTTCTAAAACGGTTACCCGGGTTTATGGCGAAGAACGGTTGACCGCTGTTGAAGTCTGTGCCGTCGACGAAAACATGCAACCGATCAGCGGCACCAGTGAAATAATTGCGTGCGATGGTCTGATTCTTTCTGTTGGTCTGATTCCCGAAAATGAATTGGCTGAAAGCCTGGGAGTTGCACTGGATCCTCGCACCAAGGGGCCTATTTGCAATACTGCACTGATGACCTCAGTTGATGGTGTCTTTTCTTGCGGCAATGCTCTTCATGTCAACGATCTGGTCGACTTTGTCTCCGAAAGCGGTGACCTGGCCGGAACATTCGCGGCCAACTATCGCCCCAAACCGCGTTCTGAAATCGCCTTAAAGACAGATGCCAATTTTGCTTACCTGGTGCCGCAACGACTGAATCTAGACGATGATCTAAAAACCATTGTCTATTTCCGAAGTCAGCGGGTTTTACATCACTGTGCTGTTATTGTAAGAGTCAATGAACAAGAAGTCTTTAGAAAAAGCTACTCCCATTTGCGTCCGCCGGAAATGGAACGTCTGGAAGTCGACTTTTCCAAGCTCAACCTTACTTCAAACACAATCCTATCTTTTGAAATGGAGGTAAGCTGA